DNA from Variovorax sp. V213:
CTTGAGGTTGCGCGCCTTGCCCACGTAGAGCACCGCGCCGGCCGCGTCGAAATAGCGGTAGACGCCCGGCAGCTGCGGCAGGGCCGCGACTTCGCTGAGCAATTGATCGGAATGCACGTCTGACATGGCGGCTATTGTGGCGCGCGGGCGAGGCGGCGGCCGGCACGGCCACCACCCCCCTTCCACTAGGACTCGAAGTTATTTCGCGAGTTCGCTCACCAGGCGGTACAGGAACTCGCGGCCATCGTAGAGCCGCTGGATTTCGATGCGCTCGTCCAGCCCGTGGGCGCGCGCGTCCGCCGGGTCGAGGAACATGCCCGTCACGCCATACATCGGAATGCCGGCGTTGCGCAAGAAGCGGCTGTCGGTGGCGCCGGTGCTCATCGCGGGCACCACCGGCACGCCCGGCCACATGGCCTGGGTCACCGACTCCACGGTCTTCACCAGGTCGCCGTTCAGCGGCGAGGCGGGGCTGCGCAAGGGCTTGCCGAGGTTGCGCACCACGATCTTGTCGTTGCCGACGGCCTGGGCCAGCAGTCGCTCGACTTCTTCCGGATCGTCGTGCGGCAGGATGCGGCAGTTGACCGTGGCCTTGGCCGATTGCGGCAGCGCATTCTCGGCATGACCGGCCTGCACCATCGTCGCCACGCAGGTGGTGCGCAGCTGCGCGTTGTAGGCCGGGTTGGCCGACAGCCGCTCGATCACCGCGGCGTCGGGGTTGCCTGCGCCGATGGCGCGCATGTCGTCGGCCAGCTGGCCGGTGGCAAACGGCGCGCTGCGCGCGAAATAGGTCTTGGTGACGTCCGCCAGCTTGACCGGGAAGGCATAGTTGCCCAGCCGCTCCAGCCCCGCGGACAGCGCGTAGATCGGGTTGCTCCTGGTCGGCACGGAGCTGTGGCCGCCCACGTCGCGCGCCTCGAGCATGTAGGTGGTGTACATCTTCTCGGCCACCTGCATGCGGTGCAGGTTGGGCTTGCCGCCGCGCAGTTCGCCGCCGCCGCCTTCGTTGATGCCGAACTCCGCCTGCAGCAACTCGGGCTTGTTGTTGATGAGCCAGAAGGCGCCGTTGCTGAGCGCATCGCCGCGCTCCTCGTCGGCCGTCAGGGCCAGGATGATGTCGCGGCTCGGCTTGAAGCCTTCCTGCCTGAGCTGCCCCATCACCGACACCAGGGCCGAGGCCATGGCCTTGTCGTCGATGGCCCCGCGCGCCGTGAAATAGCCGCCGGTTTCCTGCAGCTTGAACGGGTCGGTCTTCCAGTCTTCGCGCCTGGCCTCGACCACGTCGATGTGGGCCAGCAACAAGAGCGGCTTCTTGCTGCCATTGCCCTTGAAGCGCAGCACCAGGTTGCCCTTCTTCGGGAACGGCTCGAAGACCTGGATGTCGCCGGGCGCAAAGCCCGATTCGATCAGGCGCTTTTCCATGGCGCGCGCCGCCAGCGTGTTGTCCCCCACCGAATGGCTGGTGTTGATCTCGATCAACTCCTTGTAGATGTCGTGAAAGCGCTGCTGCTGGGGGGTCAGCGACGGCGTCGTCTGCGCCGATGCGGCCAGGCCGCACAGGGCCAGAGAAAGCGCGAGCACGGTTCTGGCCAAACCAGGGGAACCAAGGAAAAGCGGCGAACGACGGGTCTTCATGCGCATGGTTTCTCGCTCCGGGATGTTGTGGTGCCGGCCAGCATACCAAGCAGCCACACTGCCCCGACCCGCCGAAGGCGGGCACACTTGCCCCATGCAATGGGATATTTTCTGCAGGGTCATCGACAACCATGGCGACCTGGGCGTGTGCTGGCGGCTGGCCAGCCAGCTGGCGGCGCTCGGCGGGCGCGTGCGCTTGTGGATCGACGACGCCACGGCGCTGCACTGGATGGCGCCGGAGGGCTGCGACGGCGTGAGCGTGATCGACTGGCTCGATCCGGCCGCCATCCGGAAGGCCGTGGCGGCCCCGCCGCCCGACGTGCTGATCGAAGCCTTCGGCTGCGACCCGGCGCCCGAACTGATTGCGCGATTCGCCGAGCCGCCGGCCGCGGGCGCGCCCGCCCGGGCCTGGATCAACCTCGAATACCTGTCGGCGGAACCCTATGTCGAGCGGCTGCACGGCCTGCCCTCGCCGGTGTTCAAGGGGCCGGGCGAGGGGCTGGCGAAACGCTTTTTCTATCCGGGCTTCACGCCCGCCACGGGAGGGCTGCTGCGGGAGCCCGGCCTCTTGGAGCGGCAAGCGCGTTTCGACCGCGTGCAATGGCTGGCGGCGCACGAAATTCCCTGGCAGGACGGCGAGCGCCTCGTTTCCCTCTTCTGCTACGAGCCCCCCGCGCTGGCCCAACTGCTCGAGCAGTTGGCAGCCGGTACGGAACCTGCGCGGCTCCTCGTGACGTCCGGCCGCGCGGCGCACGCGGTGGGAGCTTATTTTTCAAGCCAGAAACAGCCTGCCGGCCGCTCGCCGCAAGGGTTCGGTGCGCTGTCGATTTCGTACCTTCCGTACCTGACGCAGCCGGATTTCGACCAACTTCTGTGGGCCTGCGACCTCAATTTCGTGCGCGGCGAAGATTCGCTCGTGCGCGCCCTCTGGGCCGGCGCCCCGCTGGTCTGGCAGATCTACCCGCAGGACGACGACGCGCACCACGTCAAGCTCGGCGCCTGGTTGGACTGGCTCGGGGCCCCGCCATCCCTGCGGCGGTTTCACCACGCCTGGAACGGCTTTGGCGACGCCCCCCTGCCCGCTCTCGAAACCGGGGGCCCGTGGCGTGAAACCGTGCGGGCCGCCCGCGAAAAGCTGTACCTTCAGGAGGACTTGGTCACGCAATTGCGGCATCTGGTCGCCGGAAAAAGCTAAAATAGCGGGCTTTGCGGATTTCGGCCCGGATTTATACAGATCCGAGATGCTGTCCGCCAAACCTGCCGCGGGACATGTACCGCGGGGCCAATAACGCCGGCAAGCCGTTGCACCGCAACATTGCAAACGTCGCCGATGGCCCCGTGCACCGAGCGGCCAACATCCAGAGAACCTGATATGAAAATCGCTCAAGAAATCCGCGCCGGCAACGTCATCATGCACGGCAAGGACCCGATGGTCGTCCTCAAGACCGAATACAGCCGCGGCGGCCGCAATTCCGCCACCGTGCGCATGAAGCTCAAGAGCCTGATCGCCAACTTCAACACCGAAGTGGTCTTCAAGGCCGACGACAAGATCGACCAGATCGTGCTGGACAAGAAGGAGTGCACCTATTCCTACTTTGCCGACCCGATGTACGTCTGCATGGACACCGAGTACAACCAGTACGAAGTCGAAGCCGAGAACATGGGCGACGCCCTGAACTACCTCGAAGACGGCATGGCCGTCGAAGTGGTGTTCTATGACGGCAAGGCCATCTCGGTCGAACTGCCGACCAGCGTCGAGCGCGAAATCACCTGGACCGAGCCGGCCGTCAAGGGCGACACCTCGGGCAAGGTCATGAAGCCCGCCAAGATCGCCACCGGCTTCGAAGTGCCGGTGCCGCTCTTCGTCGCGCAAGGCGACAAGATCGAAATCGACACCCGCACCGGCGAATACCGCAAGCGCGTCTAAGTACCTCCCGGCGGGCTGACTGCCACCAGACAAAAGGCTCCTCAAGGAGCCTTTTTTCGTTGATGGGCTTACCCTTCCGGCCATGAACACATCCGCCAGCGTCCGCACCGAGATCGATGGGCCGGTCAGCACCATCGTCATGAGCCGCCCCAGGCAGCGCAACGCCGTCGACCGCCCCATGTCCGATGCGCTGCGCGACGCCTTCGAACGCTTCGAGGCCGACGAAAGCCAGCGCGTCGCGGTGCTGTGGGGCGAACACGGCACCTTCTGCGCGGGCGCCGACCTCGGCGCGGTCGGCGATCCGGCGCGGCGCAATGAGCTCGACCCCGAAGGCGGCGGCTCGGGGCCGATGGGCCCGACCCGCATGGCGCTCGCCAAGCCGCTGATCGCCGCGATCAGCGGCCATGCGGTGGCCGGCGGGCTGGAACTCGCGCTGCTGGCCGATCTGCGCGTGGCCGAGGAAGACGCCGTGCTTGGCGTGTTCTGCCGGCGCTGGGGCGTGCCGCTGATCGACGGCGGGACGGTGCGGCTGCCGCGCATCGTCGGCATGGGCCGCGCGCTCGACCTCATCCTGACCGGCCGGCCCGTCGACGCCCGGGAGGCGAACGCCATGGGCCTGGTCAACCGCGTGGTGCCTCACGGCCACGCCCGCCAGGCGGCCGAAGCGCTCGCGCGCGAGATCGCGTCGTTCCCCCAGCAGTGCATGCTGGCGGACCGCCATTCCGCCTACGCCCAATGGGACCTGCCGCTGGCCGATGCACTGCGGCAGGAGGGCCGGCTCGGCGTCCCCATCGTTGCGGCCGAAGGCGCGGCGGGCGCCGAGCGCTTCGTTCGCGGTGCAGGCCGGCATGGCGCTTTCTGAGCCGCCGGGCATGGCGGCCGCAACGCTGCACAATGCAGCGAGTCTTTCTGTCTGATTCCCCATGAACAACACGCACAACCTTCACGACAAACGCCTGGCGGATGCCTGGGCCACCCTCAAGGCGCACTCCGAAAAAGGCCTCCCGCTCGATCTCGATCCTTCGCGCCTGGCCTTTGCCGACCCGGAATTCCTGCTGCGCCGCGAAACCCGCGGCATCCGCATGCAACTGGAGCTGATGAAGCCCGACCTGGAGCAGCGCGCCCACGGCATCGAGAACACCGTGGTGGTTTTCGGCAGCGCGCGCTTTCGCAGCGAGGAAGAAGCCGCCGCGCTGGTCGCGCAGGCCGACGCCGCCGGCGACGCCGTGGCGGCCGAGCGCTGGAGGCGCCTGGCGCGCAGCTCGCACTACTACGAGAAGGCACGCGCCTTCGGCAAGCTGGTTGCGCAGTACAGCAACGACAAGGAACCCGAGGACAAGCTTTTCGTCTGCACCGGCGGCGGCCCCGGCATCATGCAGGCGGCCAACCGCGGCGCGCACGAAGGCGGCGGAATCTCGGTCGGCCTGGCCATCGCGCTGCCCATGGAGGAGGAAGCCAACCCGTACGTCACGCCGGCGCTAAGCTTCAAGTTCCACTACTTCGCCATCCGCAAGATGCATTTCATGATGCGTGCGAAGGCGCTGGTGGCGTTTCCGGGCGGCTTTGGCACGCTCGACGAGCTGTTCGAGGTGATCACGCTGGTGCAGACCAAGAAGTCCAAGCCGGTGCCGATCGTGCTGTTCGGCTCGGCCTACTGGAAGAAGCTGATCGACTTCGACTTCCTGGTCGAAGAAGGCGTGATCTCGCCGGCCGACGTGAAGCTGTTCGAGTACGTCGACGCGGCGGAAGACGCCTGGGACGCGATCAAGCGCTTCTACAAGCTATAAGGGCGCCTTCAAGCCCCAGGTGGCCCGGGCTCCCAGCGCAACAACACCGCCCACCACCCAGAAAACGCCCGCGATGCCGATCAGCGCACCGATCGATCCGAACAGCATCGGCATCGCCACGCTCGAGGCATTGATGGTCATGAGCCGCAAGCCCAGCGCCTCGCCGTGCCGCGCGTGCGGCGTGATCTGGTGCAGCATGCTCATCACCATCGGCTGAACCGCTCCGAGGGAAAAACCCAGGACCACCGAGCACAGGCCCATGGCCCACGCCGAATCGAGCACCGGGTACACCGCGAAGACTGCGGCCGTGACGATGGTCGAGCTGAGGATCACGCTGCGCTCCGAAGCGCGCGAGGCGATCAGGGGCAGCACCACCCGGATGGCGGCTGCGGCGATGGCAAACGCGCCGAGGATGGAGCCGATCACCGAAGCGCCGATGCCGCGCTCGTGCCCCAGCACCGGCAGCACGAAGGCATGCACGTCCCAGCTCGACGATTGCAGCCAGTTCACGAACAGCAGGCGGCGGAACATCGGCTCGCGCAGCAGGTCCCAGGCCCGTGTCGGCACCGCCCCGGGCGTGGGCGCGGTCCCCGGGGGCTCATGCGCGCCGCGCGCGAGCATCCAGCAGAGGATCGGCAGGAAGGCCATCACCGCAAAGCAGACGCGGAAAGCCAGCATGTCGGCGGGCGCGCGCCCGGCATGGTCGATCAGCAGTCCGGCCACGAAAGGACCGACAAAATTCGCCACCGCAGGCGCAATGGCCAGCCAGCTGAACACGCGCTTGAGCTGCGTGGCGTTGGTGGCGGAGCGGCCCACGTGGCGCTGCAGCGCGATCACGGTCGCGCCGGTGGCACCGCCCGTGAGGAGCGCCGCAATGCACATGACCGGGAAGGTCGGGAAGACGAGCGCGAGGCCCGCACCGGCCGAAGCGGCAATGACCGAAAGCCACAGCGGCCGCTTGAAGCCGTAGCGGTCGGCAAAGCGTCCTGCCGGCAGGGCCAGGAACACCTGCGTGAGCGCAAAGAGCGCAATCAACACGCCCACGGCCGCCGCGCTGTATCCCTGTTGCAGCGCCAACAGCGGTGTTGCGAGCCGCATGCCGGCCATGGTGGCGTGCAGGCAGACCTGGGCGCCGATGACGCGCAGCAGTTCGGAGCCTTTCACGGGGTATCGTCGCCCTCGCTGTCCGTGGTGTCGGCCGTGGAGGGCAACAGCACCTGCGACTGCGCCTCGGGCAGCGCCTCGACCTTGCGCAGCGCCAGGCGCATCTGCTTGGCGCGCGTGTCGGCCTTGTCGAGCGTGTCGGAGGCCTTGGCCACCTGCTCCTTGATGCGCGAAACCCATTCGCCATAGCGCTCGAACTCGGTCTTGACCGCGCCCAGCACCTTCCACACCTCGGACGCCTGGTGCTCCAGTGCCAGCGTGCGAAAGCCCATGTGCAGGCTGTTGAGCATGGCAAGCAAGGTGGTCGGCCCGGCCAGCGTGACGCGGTGCTGGCGCTGGATGGCGTCCATCAGGCCCGGCCGCCGCAGCACTTCGGCGTAGAGGCTTTCGACCGGCAGGAACAGGATGGCGAAATCCGTGGTGTGCGGCGCGGCCAGGTAGTTTTCGGCAATCGACCTGGCCTCGCTGCGTACGCGCGCTTCGAGCGCCTTGGCCGCAAGCTCGGCGCCGACAGCGTCGGCGCGCTCGTGCGCATCGATCAGGCGTTCATAGTCGTCGCGCGGGAACTTGGCGTCGATGGGCAGCCAGACGGGCGCACCGTCTCCGCCGCGGCCCGGGAAGCGAATGGCAAAGTCGACCCTCTGGCCGCTGCGCGGCTTGGTCTCGACCTGCTTGGCGTACTGCTCAGGCGTGAGCACCTGTTCGAGCAGCGCCTCGAGCTGTACTTCGCCGAACACGCCGCGCGTCTTCACGTTGGTCAGCACCCTTTGCAGGCTGCCGACTCCCACGGCCAGCGTCTGCATTTCGCCCAGGCCCTTGTGCACCTGCTCGAGCCGGTCGGCCACCTGCTTGAAGCTTTCGCCAAGGCGGGCTTCGAGCGTGCTCTGGAGCTTCTCGTCGACCGTCCTGCGCATTTCGTCGAGCTTGGCGGTGTTGGTCTGCTGCAGCTGCGCGAGCTGCGTTTCCATGGTCGTTCGCACTTCGGCCAGGCGGCGCGCATTCGACTCGCTCAGCCCCTGCAGCTGGGTGTTGAGCGTGTCGGCGAGGGTCTTCTGCAAGGAGGCGAGCTGCAGCGAGAAAGCGTCGAGCTGGGCATTCTGCGTGCGCGTGGCCTCCGCGCCCTGCTGCACCAGCGCCTGCTGGAAAGTGGCGAAGGCCTGGGCGGTTTCCTGCCGCGCGCCGCGCGAGCTCTCGCCCATTTCATGGCGCAGTTCGCGCTCGGTGCGTTCGTTGGCGGCACCCATGGCGGCCAGCACCGCCAGCACCTCGCCGTGGTCGGGCCCGGGTTGCCGTCGCGCGAGCAGCCAGATCAGCAGAGCAAGCTGGACGACGGCGAGCGCCGCCAGCAAAAGAAGAATCAAGTCGGGAAGTTCCAAGGTCGGATCGCCGCGTCGCTGCTCGCCGGCTCGTTACTTGGCGGCCGGCGGAACGGGCGTGACGGGCGTCAGCGGCCCCTTGCCGCCGAACCAGGCAATGAGGTTGTCGGCTGCGAGCTCGGCCATGGCGCGGCGCGTGGGCACGGTCGCGCTCGCGATGTGCGGCGTCAGGACCACGTTGGGCACGGTCAGCAGATCGGGGTGGACCTTGGGCTCGCCTTCGAACACGTCGAGCCCCGCTGCTGCAATGCGCTTCTCGCGCAGCGCCACGGCCAGCGCCGCATCGTCGACGATGCCGCCGCGCGCGATGTTCACGAGCGTGGCGGTCGGCTTCATCAGCGCGATTTCGGCCGCGCCGATGGTGTGGTGAGAAGCCGGCGAATACGGCACCACCAGCACCACGTGGTCGGCCGTCTTGAGCAGCTCTTCCTTGCTGACGTAGCTGGCCTTGCATTCGGCCTCGAGCGCGGCGTCGAGCCGCGAGCGGTTGTGATAGACCACCTTCATGCCGAAGCCGTGCGCGCCGCGCTTGGCAATGCCCTGCCCGATGCGGCCCATGCCGATGATGCCGAGCGTCGAGCCGTGGATGTCGGAGCCCGCGAACATGTCGAAGCTCCATTTCTGCCACTTGCCCGCGCGCAGGAAATGTTCGCTTTCGGTGATGCGCCGGGCGGTGGCCATCAGCAATGCAAAGCCGAAGTCGGCCGTGGTTTCGGTGAGCACGTCGGGCGCGTTGGTGCCGAGCACGCCGCGCGCGGCCATCGCATCGACATCGAAGTTGTTGAAGCCCACGGCCATGTTGGCGCAGATCTTCAGGTCGGGACAGGCGTCGAGCACCGCGGCGTCGATGCGCTCGCTGCCGGTGGTGAAGGCGCCCTGCTTGCCCTTGAGCCTGGCGATCAACTGCTCCTTGCTCCAGCTCTCATCGGCCTGGTTCGACTCGACCTCGAAGTGCTGCGAGAGGCGTTCGATGGTTTCGGGAAAGATCGCGCGTGCGACCAGGATCTTGGGCTTGTTCATGATGTTTGCACTCAGCGGAAGAAGATGAAGGTGGAAAGAACGAACAGCGGAATCAGGACGGCCACGGACCAGCCCATGTAGCCGAAGAAGCTCGGCATGCGCACGCCGCGGCTCTCGGCGATGGCCTTGACCATGAGGTTGGGCGCGTTGCCGATGTAGCTGTTGGCGCCCATGAACACGGAGCCGGCCGAGATGGCGGCCAGCGTGGTGGCGTAGGTGGTCATGAGCGTGGCCGGATCGCCGCCCGCCGTGTTGAAGAACACCAGGTAGGTGGGTGCATTGTCGAGAAAAGAGCTCAGGATGCCGGAGGCCCAGAAGTACATGGCCGGATCGGGCTGGCCGTCCGCACGTGTCACGGCCGCGATCACCGCGCCGAACGGACCGTGAACGCCGGCTCTCAGCATCGCGATCACCGGGATGATGGTCAGGAAGATGCCCGCGAAGAGCTTGGCCACCTCGGCCATCGGACCCCATTCGAACTGGTTGTCGGCATGCACCTTGGCCGATGTCATTTTGAACGAGAGCAGCGTGATGGCGATAAGGCCGATGTCGCGCACCAGACCGGGCAGGCCCACGTGCGTGCCGAACACGTCGAAGCTCACGGGCGATTTCCAGATGCCGGAGAGCAGCACGAGAAAAACCACGCCGCCCAGCAGCCAGAAATTGGCGGCACCGTCGAAGCCGATGCGGCGGGTGTCCGGCGTCGGGTCGATCGGCAGCACGCCCTCCTTGCGGTAGTGGTAACTATCGATGACGTAGAACAACGCGAGCAGCATGCCGACCAGGAACAGCGTGTTCGGCAGGATGTTGCGCGCCGTCCAGAAGAAGTCGACGCCCTTCAGGAAACCGAGAAACAGCGGCGGATCGCCCAGCGGCGTGAGCGAGCCTCCCGCATTCGAAACGATGAAGATGAAGAACACCACCACGTGCGCCTTGCTCACGCGGTTGTCGTTGGCGCGGATCAGCGGCCGGATCAGCAGCATCGAGGCGCCCGTGGTTCCCATGAGGCTCGCAAGCACCGCGCCGACGGCCAGGATGGCCGTGTTGAGGCCGGGGGCGCCATGCAGGTTGCCGCGAATGTGGATACCGCCCGCCACCGTGAACAGGGCGGTGAGCAGGATGATGAAGGGGATGTATTCCTCGACCAGCGCATGCACCAGCCGGGATCCGGCCAGCGGCGCCCCATGGATCGCGGCAAAGGGAAGCAGGAACGCCAGCGCCCAGGCGGCGGAGATCTTGCCGTAATGGTGATGCCAGAATGACGGCGCGAGCAGCGGCATGAGCGCGATCGACAGCAGGATGCCCGCGAACGGAACGCCCCAGAGCGCCGACAGCTTGCTGCCGTCGAGGTCGGCGGCCATGGCCAGCGCGGGAAACATCATCGGCAGCACTGCGGCTGCCGCGAGGCGAACTGTTTTTTTCATGGGGCCG
Protein-coding regions in this window:
- a CDS encoding M20/M25/M40 family metallo-hydrolase is translated as MRMKTRRSPLFLGSPGLARTVLALSLALCGLAASAQTTPSLTPQQQRFHDIYKELIEINTSHSVGDNTLAARAMEKRLIESGFAPGDIQVFEPFPKKGNLVLRFKGNGSKKPLLLLAHIDVVEARREDWKTDPFKLQETGGYFTARGAIDDKAMASALVSVMGQLRQEGFKPSRDIILALTADEERGDALSNGAFWLINNKPELLQAEFGINEGGGGELRGGKPNLHRMQVAEKMYTTYMLEARDVGGHSSVPTRSNPIYALSAGLERLGNYAFPVKLADVTKTYFARSAPFATGQLADDMRAIGAGNPDAAVIERLSANPAYNAQLRTTCVATMVQAGHAENALPQSAKATVNCRILPHDDPEEVERLLAQAVGNDKIVVRNLGKPLRSPASPLNGDLVKTVESVTQAMWPGVPVVPAMSTGATDSRFLRNAGIPMYGVTGMFLDPADARAHGLDERIEIQRLYDGREFLYRLVSELAK
- the earP gene encoding elongation factor P maturation arginine rhamnosyltransferase EarP — protein: MQWDIFCRVIDNHGDLGVCWRLASQLAALGGRVRLWIDDATALHWMAPEGCDGVSVIDWLDPAAIRKAVAAPPPDVLIEAFGCDPAPELIARFAEPPAAGAPARAWINLEYLSAEPYVERLHGLPSPVFKGPGEGLAKRFFYPGFTPATGGLLREPGLLERQARFDRVQWLAAHEIPWQDGERLVSLFCYEPPALAQLLEQLAAGTEPARLLVTSGRAAHAVGAYFSSQKQPAGRSPQGFGALSISYLPYLTQPDFDQLLWACDLNFVRGEDSLVRALWAGAPLVWQIYPQDDDAHHVKLGAWLDWLGAPPSLRRFHHAWNGFGDAPLPALETGGPWRETVRAAREKLYLQEDLVTQLRHLVAGKS
- the efp gene encoding elongation factor P, whose protein sequence is MKIAQEIRAGNVIMHGKDPMVVLKTEYSRGGRNSATVRMKLKSLIANFNTEVVFKADDKIDQIVLDKKECTYSYFADPMYVCMDTEYNQYEVEAENMGDALNYLEDGMAVEVVFYDGKAISVELPTSVEREITWTEPAVKGDTSGKVMKPAKIATGFEVPVPLFVAQGDKIEIDTRTGEYRKRV
- a CDS encoding crotonase/enoyl-CoA hydratase family protein — its product is MNTSASVRTEIDGPVSTIVMSRPRQRNAVDRPMSDALRDAFERFEADESQRVAVLWGEHGTFCAGADLGAVGDPARRNELDPEGGGSGPMGPTRMALAKPLIAAISGHAVAGGLELALLADLRVAEEDAVLGVFCRRWGVPLIDGGTVRLPRIVGMGRALDLILTGRPVDAREANAMGLVNRVVPHGHARQAAEALAREIASFPQQCMLADRHSAYAQWDLPLADALRQEGRLGVPIVAAEGAAGAERFVRGAGRHGAF
- a CDS encoding TIGR00730 family Rossman fold protein, which codes for MNNTHNLHDKRLADAWATLKAHSEKGLPLDLDPSRLAFADPEFLLRRETRGIRMQLELMKPDLEQRAHGIENTVVVFGSARFRSEEEAAALVAQADAAGDAVAAERWRRLARSSHYYEKARAFGKLVAQYSNDKEPEDKLFVCTGGGPGIMQAANRGAHEGGGISVGLAIALPMEEEANPYVTPALSFKFHYFAIRKMHFMMRAKALVAFPGGFGTLDELFEVITLVQTKKSKPVPIVLFGSAYWKKLIDFDFLVEEGVISPADVKLFEYVDAAEDAWDAIKRFYKL
- a CDS encoding MFS transporter, coding for MKGSELLRVIGAQVCLHATMAGMRLATPLLALQQGYSAAAVGVLIALFALTQVFLALPAGRFADRYGFKRPLWLSVIAASAGAGLALVFPTFPVMCIAALLTGGATGATVIALQRHVGRSATNATQLKRVFSWLAIAPAVANFVGPFVAGLLIDHAGRAPADMLAFRVCFAVMAFLPILCWMLARGAHEPPGTAPTPGAVPTRAWDLLREPMFRRLLFVNWLQSSSWDVHAFVLPVLGHERGIGASVIGSILGAFAIAAAAIRVVLPLIASRASERSVILSSTIVTAAVFAVYPVLDSAWAMGLCSVVLGFSLGAVQPMVMSMLHQITPHARHGEALGLRLMTINASSVAMPMLFGSIGALIGIAGVFWVVGGVVALGARATWGLKAPL
- the rmuC gene encoding DNA recombination protein RmuC; amino-acid sequence: MELPDLILLLLAALAVVQLALLIWLLARRQPGPDHGEVLAVLAAMGAANERTERELRHEMGESSRGARQETAQAFATFQQALVQQGAEATRTQNAQLDAFSLQLASLQKTLADTLNTQLQGLSESNARRLAEVRTTMETQLAQLQQTNTAKLDEMRRTVDEKLQSTLEARLGESFKQVADRLEQVHKGLGEMQTLAVGVGSLQRVLTNVKTRGVFGEVQLEALLEQVLTPEQYAKQVETKPRSGQRVDFAIRFPGRGGDGAPVWLPIDAKFPRDDYERLIDAHERADAVGAELAAKALEARVRSEARSIAENYLAAPHTTDFAILFLPVESLYAEVLRRPGLMDAIQRQHRVTLAGPTTLLAMLNSLHMGFRTLALEHQASEVWKVLGAVKTEFERYGEWVSRIKEQVAKASDTLDKADTRAKQMRLALRKVEALPEAQSQVLLPSTADTTDSEGDDTP
- a CDS encoding 2-hydroxyacid dehydrogenase, giving the protein MNKPKILVARAIFPETIERLSQHFEVESNQADESWSKEQLIARLKGKQGAFTTGSERIDAAVLDACPDLKICANMAVGFNNFDVDAMAARGVLGTNAPDVLTETTADFGFALLMATARRITESEHFLRAGKWQKWSFDMFAGSDIHGSTLGIIGMGRIGQGIAKRGAHGFGMKVVYHNRSRLDAALEAECKASYVSKEELLKTADHVVLVVPYSPASHHTIGAAEIALMKPTATLVNIARGGIVDDAALAVALREKRIAAAGLDVFEGEPKVHPDLLTVPNVVLTPHIASATVPTRRAMAELAADNLIAWFGGKGPLTPVTPVPPAAK
- a CDS encoding sodium:proton antiporter — its product is MKKTVRLAAAAVLPMMFPALAMAADLDGSKLSALWGVPFAGILLSIALMPLLAPSFWHHHYGKISAAWALAFLLPFAAIHGAPLAGSRLVHALVEEYIPFIILLTALFTVAGGIHIRGNLHGAPGLNTAILAVGAVLASLMGTTGASMLLIRPLIRANDNRVSKAHVVVFFIFIVSNAGGSLTPLGDPPLFLGFLKGVDFFWTARNILPNTLFLVGMLLALFYVIDSYHYRKEGVLPIDPTPDTRRIGFDGAANFWLLGGVVFLVLLSGIWKSPVSFDVFGTHVGLPGLVRDIGLIAITLLSFKMTSAKVHADNQFEWGPMAEVAKLFAGIFLTIIPVIAMLRAGVHGPFGAVIAAVTRADGQPDPAMYFWASGILSSFLDNAPTYLVFFNTAGGDPATLMTTYATTLAAISAGSVFMGANSYIGNAPNLMVKAIAESRGVRMPSFFGYMGWSVAVLIPLFVLSTFIFFR